A segment of the Butyrivibrio fibrisolvens genome:
AATATTCCTGATCTCTACAAAAAGATGCGACAGATACTTCGGATTGTAGCCGAATTCGTCTGCAATATCAGATATCTTTATATTTTTGGATATATTGGTCTGGATATAGTCTATGATATCAAGATAAATCTGCTTCTTGGCAGCAGGGTCAGAGGCGGCAGGAGCACCAACGATTATCTCTCCATAAAGCTCCATCATTATGCTTGTAACCATAGCATTGAGTGAAACGGTAGGATAGTTATTCTTGACCATATCCTGAAGTTGTTTCATCATTACAAGAATTCTCTCGGGAGATGCTATCGCACCGCTCTGAGGAATAAATCCATATTTGGAAGTATCAATCTCTTTTATCTTAGGATTCCCCGGACTTATCTCATAAGGCACCTTACTGCTATGGTCAGTCACAAAATGCATCCAGTAAAAAGAGCAGTAAGCCTTCTTAAAACCTTCCCTAAACCCGTTCTCTGATGGCGGCAGCAGAAGATATTCTCCCTTTTTTACAGTATAGTTATTCCCATCATACCTAAGATACAGCTCTCCCTCTGTCATGATTATCAGTTCATAATCCTTGAGAGAGGTCTTATTATGCTGCCACTCCGACGAAAGCGCCTTAAACTTCCCCGTGTAATGGTATGAATATAACGAATATAAGGCAATTGGAATAAGTTTCATGATTAACCTCATGTTTTGACTGAAAGGAAAAACTAATGGTTCGAAATTAGTGTAGCGAAGCGGAACTAATTCGCAGAGTTAATCTACGATTAACTCCTAACCTCATGTTTTGACTGAAAGGAAAAACTAATTTTGTAGGAGCGATTTTCGGCATAATATATTGTAAAAAACGAATGAATCATTTAAATGTAAAAAATACACCTGAAAACATGGCGCATGCTAAAACCGCTTGAATACTAGCAAAAACAAATATCTTATCAAAAATACACCAAATATAACTAAATGACACCGTATTAGCACTGATTCTAATCTGAGCATATTATGACTAACAATGTATTTGCGCATTTTACGCCAAATATTAAGCTTTAATATCACATATTTACATTTTAAATATATGCTTTAGGTGTCATTTTGTAAATAGAGAAAAAATGACACCTAAAATATCAAAGTGCTATTTTTTATCTTTATTTCCTATGGTATTGTTCAAAGGAAGTGATAGTTCATTTGAAATATTGTTGCAAATAAGTTGCCTGTTAACTAATTCATCTGCAGAAATTTGTAAACTGAGCCAGAAGAATTATCGCTCCAGTTTATTCAAGAACTTTCAATTCAGGACAATGACAAATAAAATCATAAGTCGATTTTGAAAATAATCGTGTTCTTCTTAGGGGATTTGGAGCTGCAGTACTGCGTGTTTACGTAAGCGGAAAATCCCCTTAGAAGAACTAGATTATTTTCACATGAGACTTATGATTATATTTGTCATTGCCCTGAAGGCAAAGCCCAAAAAACCACCCGGAGGCCAATATGCTACACAATACCAAAATCATAAATTGTTTCGGATTAGAAAATGTCGAGGCGACAGATCCCTACATGACCAATGCCTTTGAAAAGGAACTCGATTATCTTTTATCCATAGATGATGACAGGATGCTCGCCGGCTTCAGAGACACTGCCGGCATTGACATGAAAGGCGC
Coding sequences within it:
- a CDS encoding AraC family transcriptional regulator codes for the protein MKLIPIALYSLYSYHYTGKFKALSSEWQHNKTSLKDYELIIMTEGELYLRYDGNNYTVKKGEYLLLPPSENGFREGFKKAYCSFYWMHFVTDHSSKVPYEISPGNPKIKEIDTSKYGFIPQSGAIASPERILVMMKQLQDMVKNNYPTVSLNAMVTSIMMELYGEIIVGAPAASDPAAKKQIYLDIIDYIQTNISKNIKISDIADEFGYNPKYLSHLFVEIRNIPLKQFIISQKMDAANFMLADNDKTVSQIASDLGFSDVHNFARAYKKYTGLTPSEYRNAFAKRMLFHV